A part of Flavobacteriaceae bacterium GSB9 genomic DNA contains:
- a CDS encoding DUF6146 family protein produces MKKLIYILFLSVIVLNCNTSKQTTQANKDERLESLKKNDTVVISSDETEYEIIIIEPGFNFWLASQARPEGFYTQTFLENRNYQYVLEWNNRVLQPQRYNPNLYEMQIDYQQGIDYGYEVNYKLYNYFIYFQLTYKQRLGPWVPRI; encoded by the coding sequence ATGAAAAAGCTAATTTACATATTATTCCTTTCGGTAATTGTATTGAATTGCAATACCTCAAAGCAAACTACCCAAGCCAACAAAGATGAACGTTTAGAGAGCTTAAAAAAGAACGACACCGTTGTAATTTCAAGTGACGAAACGGAATATGAAATTATCATCATCGAACCCGGATTTAATTTTTGGTTAGCTAGCCAAGCACGGCCAGAAGGCTTTTATACACAAACTTTTTTAGAAAACCGCAACTATCAATATGTGCTTGAGTGGAACAACCGGGTGCTTCAACCACAACGTTACAATCCTAATTTATATGAAATGCAAATTGATTACCAACAGGGCATCGACTACGGCTACGAGGTTAACTACAAGCTATACAATTACTTCATTTATTTCCAGTTAACCTATAAACAAAGATTAGGCCCTTGGGTTCCCCGTATTTAA
- a CDS encoding diacylglyceryl transferase: MEKLKARWNIEHNWQIAVILLVFAITGSTASFIGKPILSFLNISTESLGVFGYWAIRIVLLFIMYQFLLVCFGWLFGQHKFFWNFEKKMLCRIGLKRFVD, encoded by the coding sequence TTGGAAAAATTAAAAGCACGTTGGAACATAGAACATAATTGGCAAATCGCTGTTATTTTACTTGTATTTGCCATAACAGGTTCTACGGCTTCCTTTATTGGCAAACCTATTTTAAGTTTTTTGAATATCTCAACCGAGAGTTTAGGTGTTTTTGGCTATTGGGCTATTCGAATAGTTTTATTATTCATCATGTACCAATTTTTATTGGTGTGCTTTGGTTGGCTTTTTGGACAACATAAATTCTTTTGGAATTTCGAAAAAAAGATGCTTTGCAGAATTGGCTTAAAACGTTTTGTCGATTAA